In a single window of the Nocardiopsis composta genome:
- a CDS encoding VOC family protein: MAITHARLIALPVVDQDRAKDFYVGVLGFAVLADHTMGRVRWLHVAPPGAGTGFVLTVLEQGFAPSGTRGITLESDDLDADCARLAAAGVEVEGPDEHPWGREAAFSDPDGNAFVLAEPPTGGA, encoded by the coding sequence ATGGCCATCACGCACGCCAGGCTGATCGCCCTTCCCGTCGTCGACCAGGACCGGGCCAAGGACTTCTACGTCGGCGTCCTCGGGTTCGCCGTGCTGGCCGACCACACCATGGGGCGCGTCCGGTGGCTCCACGTGGCGCCGCCCGGCGCGGGCACCGGGTTCGTGCTGACCGTCCTGGAGCAGGGGTTCGCGCCGTCCGGCACCCGGGGCATCACCCTGGAGAGCGACGACCTGGACGCCGACTGCGCCCGGCTGGCCGCCGCCGGCGTCGAGGTGGAGGGGCCCGACGAGCACCCGTGGGGGCGCGAGGCCGCCTTCAGCGACCCCGACGGCAACGCCTTCGTCCTGGCCGAACCGCCGACCGGCGGCGCCTGA
- a CDS encoding DUF7144 family membrane protein, whose protein sequence is MPSVTGKVGAEADGDASRAVRTGVPKGAPMVNGRPSGWRVFAACLLVFAGAANFVQGVVAGFVPEYYLAAEGQPLVTGYALWGMLLASWGAVLVVAGVAVAYGRMWARVFGVAAAGLNAVAQMLFLDAYPVWSVLVILADGVVVYGLTAGWSGGAAAGPVPRAREEAYLAGHLDADHAPVPGDERREPEKRLHFGKHERTLD, encoded by the coding sequence GTGCCTTCGGTCACCGGCAAGGTGGGGGCTGAGGCCGACGGCGACGCGTCCCGGGCCGTGCGCACCGGGGTACCGAAGGGGGCACCGATGGTGAACGGGCGGCCGAGCGGCTGGCGGGTCTTCGCCGCCTGCCTGCTGGTCTTCGCCGGCGCCGCCAACTTCGTCCAGGGGGTGGTGGCCGGGTTCGTCCCGGAGTACTACCTGGCCGCGGAGGGGCAGCCGCTGGTGACCGGGTACGCCCTGTGGGGGATGCTCCTGGCGTCGTGGGGCGCGGTCCTCGTAGTGGCCGGGGTCGCCGTGGCGTACGGGCGGATGTGGGCCCGGGTGTTCGGCGTCGCGGCCGCCGGCCTGAACGCCGTCGCGCAGATGCTGTTCCTCGACGCCTACCCGGTCTGGTCGGTGCTGGTCATCCTCGCCGACGGGGTGGTGGTCTACGGGCTGACCGCCGGCTGGTCCGGCGGCGCGGCCGCCGGCCCGGTGCCCCGCGCCCGCGAGGAGGCCTACCTGGCGGGGCACCTCGACGCCGACCACGCCCCGGTTCCCGGCGACGAGCGGCGGGAGCCGGAGAAGCGGCTGCACTTCGGCAAGCACGAGCGGACCCTCGACTGA
- a CDS encoding serine/threonine-protein kinase: protein MQPPPPLPDLKPEDPRRIGPFRVLGRLGAGGMGVVYGATGPDGGWAAVKVIRADLGDEARFRERFAREIRLMGRVRARCAAPLVAAGPEDVPPWYATAYVPGPTLSRRIMDQGPMPPARARALAVAMAEAIAGVHAAGIVHRDLKPANVILAPDGPKVIDFGIARAVDETQLTMTGELFGSPGWMSPERYRGHSGPEDDVFAWGALVAYAATGEPPFGRGGAETMMYRVLNEEPRLDALPAELAGPVARALSKDPAERPAPGELIRTVAAAGPGGVTGDDGDTIVATVLARDWPAPAAPPQDPGGPAPGGAPVMRPAAPAPPARQAGRPTGPTPPGGPRPPAPPSGPPSAPPPAAKRRNGRTALVAFAGGVAVALAASVGAWAVLRSSGGGPGGPQGGEAPDSLSVWVLESSAPNAAEAAGLVFRGVEGRFQQEHPGIAVDVEYIPYGQASERLSAATAAGQGPDVVEVPVDETASRAADGALLGLDAYTSGWEEGGRLHQGAVEAARYEGEQYGVPWHLTGASLVYRSDWLEEIGAEPPRTWDELVEVASAIEEEYDVPGFAAPTDATFAVSGFVRAAGGEIAAREDGRWQGRLSSAESSRAVEFYAGLTGEEVSPERYLGAHEIDPLTDLGAGRLGMAVSGPWARAVMEQQGGSSEALENLGAAPLPGPDGPAASPAAGSVLAVPADSPHPEYAFDLITVLADEVLGPRYAEAVEGFPAYPALLDDSAGLDDPLRAAAAERLPDAFFPPAAPGWPAARDEKVLSEAVRAVAEGADPAEALEKADGDLTDLLNPS from the coding sequence GTGCAGCCCCCTCCCCCCTTGCCGGACCTCAAGCCCGAAGATCCGCGGCGGATCGGCCCCTTCCGGGTCCTGGGCAGGCTCGGCGCCGGCGGGATGGGCGTGGTCTACGGCGCGACCGGCCCCGACGGGGGCTGGGCCGCGGTCAAGGTGATCCGCGCCGACCTGGGCGACGAGGCGCGGTTCCGGGAGCGGTTCGCCCGCGAGATCCGGCTGATGGGGCGGGTCCGGGCGCGGTGCGCCGCGCCGCTGGTCGCCGCCGGCCCCGAGGACGTCCCCCCGTGGTACGCCACCGCCTACGTGCCCGGCCCGACGCTGAGCCGGCGGATCATGGACCAGGGGCCGATGCCGCCCGCCCGGGCCCGGGCGCTGGCGGTGGCGATGGCCGAGGCGATCGCGGGCGTGCACGCCGCCGGGATCGTGCACCGCGACCTCAAGCCGGCCAACGTGATCCTGGCCCCCGACGGCCCCAAGGTGATCGACTTCGGCATCGCGCGGGCCGTGGACGAGACCCAGCTGACCATGACCGGGGAGCTGTTCGGCTCGCCCGGGTGGATGAGCCCCGAGCGGTACCGGGGGCACAGCGGCCCCGAGGACGACGTGTTCGCCTGGGGCGCCCTGGTGGCCTACGCCGCCACCGGCGAGCCCCCGTTCGGCCGCGGCGGCGCCGAGACCATGATGTACCGGGTCCTGAACGAGGAGCCCCGGCTGGACGCGCTCCCCGCGGAGCTGGCCGGGCCGGTGGCCCGGGCGCTGTCCAAGGACCCGGCGGAGCGCCCCGCCCCCGGGGAGCTGATCCGGACGGTCGCCGCCGCCGGCCCGGGCGGGGTCACCGGCGACGACGGCGACACCATCGTGGCCACCGTGCTCGCCCGCGACTGGCCCGCCCCGGCCGCACCGCCGCAGGACCCCGGCGGGCCCGCCCCCGGCGGCGCCCCGGTGATGCGCCCGGCCGCACCCGCACCGCCCGCGCGGCAGGCAGGCCGGCCGACCGGCCCGACGCCGCCCGGCGGCCCTCGACCGCCGGCGCCGCCGTCCGGGCCGCCCTCCGCCCCGCCGCCCGCGGCGAAGCGGCGGAACGGCCGGACCGCGCTGGTCGCGTTCGCCGGCGGGGTCGCGGTCGCGCTGGCCGCGTCGGTCGGGGCCTGGGCCGTGCTCCGCTCCTCCGGGGGCGGCCCCGGCGGCCCGCAGGGCGGGGAGGCGCCCGATTCGCTGTCGGTGTGGGTGCTGGAGTCGTCCGCGCCCAACGCCGCGGAAGCCGCCGGACTGGTGTTCCGCGGGGTCGAAGGGCGCTTCCAACAGGAGCACCCGGGTATCGCGGTCGACGTGGAGTACATCCCCTACGGGCAGGCCTCGGAGCGGCTGTCCGCGGCGACGGCCGCCGGCCAGGGCCCGGACGTGGTGGAGGTGCCCGTCGACGAGACCGCCTCCCGGGCCGCCGATGGCGCCCTGCTCGGCCTGGACGCCTACACCTCCGGCTGGGAGGAGGGCGGGCGGCTGCACCAGGGGGCGGTGGAGGCCGCGCGGTACGAGGGGGAGCAGTACGGGGTGCCGTGGCACCTCACCGGGGCCTCCCTGGTCTACCGCTCCGACTGGCTCGAGGAGATCGGCGCGGAGCCGCCGCGGACCTGGGACGAGCTGGTGGAGGTCGCCTCCGCGATCGAGGAGGAGTACGACGTCCCCGGGTTCGCCGCGCCGACCGACGCGACCTTCGCCGTCTCCGGGTTCGTCCGGGCCGCCGGCGGCGAGATCGCGGCCCGGGAGGACGGCCGCTGGCAGGGGCGGCTCTCCTCCGCGGAGAGCAGCCGGGCCGTGGAGTTCTACGCCGGGCTGACCGGCGAGGAGGTCTCTCCCGAGCGCTACCTCGGCGCGCACGAGATCGATCCGCTGACCGACCTGGGGGCGGGCAGGCTCGGGATGGCCGTCAGCGGCCCGTGGGCCCGCGCCGTCATGGAGCAGCAGGGGGGATCCTCCGAGGCGCTGGAGAACCTGGGGGCGGCGCCGCTCCCGGGCCCGGACGGCCCTGCGGCCTCCCCCGCCGCCGGCTCGGTGCTGGCGGTCCCCGCGGACAGCCCGCACCCCGAGTACGCCTTCGACCTGATCACGGTGCTGGCCGACGAGGTGCTCGGGCCGCGCTATGCCGAGGCCGTCGAGGGCTTCCCCGCCTACCCGGCCCTGCTGGACGACTCCGCCGGCCTGGACGACCCGCTCCGCGCCGCGGCCGCCGAGCGGCTGCCGGATGCCTTCTTCCCGCCGGCCGCACCGGGCTGGCCCGCCGCCCGCGACGAGAAGGTCCTCTCCGAGGCGGTCCGCGCCGTCGCCGAGGGCGCCGACCCCGCGGAGGCGCTGGAGAAGGCCGACGGAGACCTCACCGACCTGCTCAACCCGTCCTGA